Proteins encoded together in one Balearica regulorum gibbericeps isolate bBalReg1 chromosome 3, bBalReg1.pri, whole genome shotgun sequence window:
- the CHRNA2 gene encoding neuronal acetylcholine receptor subunit alpha-2 isoform X1 yields the protein MGRLSHGIIPLVAWCFVTFQAAACLRDQPGSHAEERLFKHLFTGYNRWSRPVPNTSDVVIVKFGLSIAQLIDVDEKNQMMTTNVWLKQEWSDYKLRWDPADFDNVTSIRVPSEMIWIPDIVLYNNADGEFAVTHMTKAHLFSNGKVKWVPPAIYKSSCSIDVTFFPFDQQNCKMKFGSWTYDKAKIDLENMEHHVDLKDYWESGEWAIINAIGTYNSKKYDCCTEIYPDITFCFIIRRLPLFYTINLIIPCLLISCLTVLVFYLPSDCGEKITLCISVLLSLTVFLLLITEIIPSTSLVIPLIGEYLLFTMIFVTLSIIITVFVLNVHHRSPSTHTMPRWVRSFFLDFIPRWLFMKRPPVLPPPEGTAGQYDLPGTRLSTSRCWLETDVDDKWEEEEEEEEEEEEEEEEEEEEKVYPSRMSQAGSHGQGTQCRYGCGRQAGKTSAGSAPRVPPKGEEEEVGSGRGLMLSPSILKALEGVQYIADHLRAEDADFSVKEDWKYVAMVIDRIFLWMFIIVCLLGTVGLFLPPYLAGMI from the exons ATGGGGCGGCTGTCCCATGGCATCATCCCCCTCGTCGCGTGGTGTTTCGTCACCTTCCAGGCGG CCGCCTGCCTGCGGGACCAGCCCGGCAGCCACGCCGAGGAGCGTCTCTTCAAGCATCTCTTCACTGGCTATAACCGCTGGTCACGGCCGGTGCCCAACACCTCCGACGTGGTCATCGTGAAGTTCGGGCTCTCCATCGCACAGCTGATCGATGTG GATGAGAAGAACCAGATGATGACCACAAATGTCTGGCTGAAGCAG GAGTGGAGTGACTACAAGCTGCGCTGGGACCCAGCAGACTTTGACAATGTCACCTCCATCCGGGTGCCCTCTGAGATGATCTGGATCCCCGACATTGTGCTCTATAACAA TGCCGACGGGGAGTTTGCTGTGACCCACATGACGAAGGCTCACCTCTTCTCCAACGGGAAGGTGAAGTGGGTGCCGCCCGCCATCTACAAGAGCTCGTGCAGCATCGATGTCACTTTCTTCCCCTTCGACCAGCAGAACTGTAAGATGAAGTTCGGCTCCTGGACGTATGACAAGGCCAAAATCGACCTGGAGAACATGGAGCACCATGTGGACCTCAAGGATTACTGGGAGAGCGGCGAGTGGGCCATCATAAATGCCATCGGCACCTATAACTCCAAGAAGTATGACTGCTGCACCGAGATCTACCCCGACATCACCTTTTGCTTCATCATCCGTCGCCTCCCACTCTTCTACACCATCAATCTCATCATACCCTGCCTGCTTATCTCCTGCCTGACCGTGCTAGTCTTCTACCTGCCCTCCGACTGCGGGGAGAAGATCACCCTCTGCATCTCCGTCCTGCTTTCCCTCACTGTCTTCCTGCTGCTCATCACGGAAATCATCCCGTCCACCTCGCTGGTCATCCCTCTCATCGGTGAGTACCTCCTCTTCACCATGATCTTCGTCACGCTCTCCATCATCATCACTGTGTTCGTCCTCAACGTCCACCACCGCTCCCCCAGTACCCACACGATGCCCCGCTGGGTGCGTAGCTTCTTCCTCGACTTCATCCCTCGTTGGCTCTTTATGAAGAGACCCCCGGTGCTGCCTCCCCCCGAGGGGACCGCGGGGCAGTACGACCTCCCGGGGACCAGGCTCAGCACCTCCCGGTGCTGGCTGGAGACCGATGTGGATGACaagtgggaggaagaggaagaggaggaggaggaggaggaggaagaagaggaggaagaagaggaggaaaaggtgtACCCCAGCCGCATGTCCCAGGCGGGCTCCCACGGCCAGGGCACCCAGTGCCGCTATGGCTGCGGGCGCCAAGCTGGAAAGACGTCGGCGGGCTCAGCCCCCCGGGTGCCCCccaagggggaggaggaggaggtgggctCGGGCCGGGGGCTGATGCTGTCCCCCAGCATCCTGAAGGCCCTGGAGGGGGTGCAATACATCGCGGACCACCTGCGAGCCGAGGATGCTGACTTCTCG GTGAAGGAGGACTGGAAGTACGTGGCCATGGTGATCGACCGCATCTTCCTCTGGATGTTCATCATCGTCTGCCTGCTGGGCACCGTGGGGCTCTTCCTCCCGCCCTACCTGGCAGGGATGATCTAG
- the CHRNA2 gene encoding neuronal acetylcholine receptor subunit alpha-2 isoform X2, which produces MTKAHLFSNGKVKWVPPAIYKSSCSIDVTFFPFDQQNCKMKFGSWTYDKAKIDLENMEHHVDLKDYWESGEWAIINAIGTYNSKKYDCCTEIYPDITFCFIIRRLPLFYTINLIIPCLLISCLTVLVFYLPSDCGEKITLCISVLLSLTVFLLLITEIIPSTSLVIPLIGEYLLFTMIFVTLSIIITVFVLNVHHRSPSTHTMPRWVRSFFLDFIPRWLFMKRPPVLPPPEGTAGQYDLPGTRLSTSRCWLETDVDDKWEEEEEEEEEEEEEEEEEEEEKVYPSRMSQAGSHGQGTQCRYGCGRQAGKTSAGSAPRVPPKGEEEEVGSGRGLMLSPSILKALEGVQYIADHLRAEDADFSVKEDWKYVAMVIDRIFLWMFIIVCLLGTVGLFLPPYLAGMI; this is translated from the exons ATGACGAAGGCTCACCTCTTCTCCAACGGGAAGGTGAAGTGGGTGCCGCCCGCCATCTACAAGAGCTCGTGCAGCATCGATGTCACTTTCTTCCCCTTCGACCAGCAGAACTGTAAGATGAAGTTCGGCTCCTGGACGTATGACAAGGCCAAAATCGACCTGGAGAACATGGAGCACCATGTGGACCTCAAGGATTACTGGGAGAGCGGCGAGTGGGCCATCATAAATGCCATCGGCACCTATAACTCCAAGAAGTATGACTGCTGCACCGAGATCTACCCCGACATCACCTTTTGCTTCATCATCCGTCGCCTCCCACTCTTCTACACCATCAATCTCATCATACCCTGCCTGCTTATCTCCTGCCTGACCGTGCTAGTCTTCTACCTGCCCTCCGACTGCGGGGAGAAGATCACCCTCTGCATCTCCGTCCTGCTTTCCCTCACTGTCTTCCTGCTGCTCATCACGGAAATCATCCCGTCCACCTCGCTGGTCATCCCTCTCATCGGTGAGTACCTCCTCTTCACCATGATCTTCGTCACGCTCTCCATCATCATCACTGTGTTCGTCCTCAACGTCCACCACCGCTCCCCCAGTACCCACACGATGCCCCGCTGGGTGCGTAGCTTCTTCCTCGACTTCATCCCTCGTTGGCTCTTTATGAAGAGACCCCCGGTGCTGCCTCCCCCCGAGGGGACCGCGGGGCAGTACGACCTCCCGGGGACCAGGCTCAGCACCTCCCGGTGCTGGCTGGAGACCGATGTGGATGACaagtgggaggaagaggaagaggaggaggaggaggaggaggaagaagaggaggaagaagaggaggaaaaggtgtACCCCAGCCGCATGTCCCAGGCGGGCTCCCACGGCCAGGGCACCCAGTGCCGCTATGGCTGCGGGCGCCAAGCTGGAAAGACGTCGGCGGGCTCAGCCCCCCGGGTGCCCCccaagggggaggaggaggaggtgggctCGGGCCGGGGGCTGATGCTGTCCCCCAGCATCCTGAAGGCCCTGGAGGGGGTGCAATACATCGCGGACCACCTGCGAGCCGAGGATGCTGACTTCTCG GTGAAGGAGGACTGGAAGTACGTGGCCATGGTGATCGACCGCATCTTCCTCTGGATGTTCATCATCGTCTGCCTGCTGGGCACCGTGGGGCTCTTCCTCCCGCCCTACCTGGCAGGGATGATCTAG